The nucleotide window AGATCCTGGTCGTAGCCGCGAAACGCATCACCTGTCACAAATAACACACAGGTAGATTcaaagcttttattgtcatataataatacactttatttgtatagcacctttcatgcacAAAGCAGCCCAAAGTGTTTTACAGAAAACATGGCaacaatatttaaataatatttaaaataatacagaacaagataaaacatCTAAAGTGATaatgtaaaaatgtaaaataaatgacacacatatttttacctgtgctggactatggggatctgatgtagctgaatgcacctgcccattgcctgatcaagttagatgccgcctattaCAGCGCGCTGAGATGTgtgactaactgtaaagcacttactcatcactgtaccctgtatgccaaggcaggtctgccttcacttactgttcggaggctcagtcattggtacatgttcatatATAAAGCCATGCTGGGTAAACTACCACCTTACATCTGCTCACTGATATCACAGAGAGTCGCAAGTAGCTATTGCCTAAGATCCCAGGATgtgttttttattacatgtgccaagtgctagaaACTTTTATGTGCGCTGCTCCTCTAGCTTGGAACACTCTGCAAAAcattttggttcccctgcatcattttaaagcaCAGCTGGATGAAATGATATGTGATACTCCTGGAAGATAGGTTTTTAATTTGCTTTTAAACATTTCAAGGGAGTTTGCTGTTCTAAGatatgcacaaagctacagtgtataaatgacaatgaaaatcttaACAACCAACAatccaacatatataataaaatacaaaataaaaagtagtgcaaaaagtctatatacatgcaaatagaacatgatatgtATGCAGGTCTGCCCATGTTGAGGGTTCAAGATATTGTTCATTTATCAATTGAGTTAAGAAAAGCACAACATTTGTCACTTGCTTTTTGTAAGCTTTGATTTATAAAGTCTTACCTGCGCTTCCTGAATATCTGCCCAGGTGAATACTGAAAAACTGGGTTTCACTGTCCAGGTGGAAATCATCATATGAAGCATAAGAGGTGACGTCATCCTGCGACACCAAAGCAACCTGAAGCTGGAAGCGGGTCTCTTTCTGGTTTACTATATGAAACACCTTCTTCAGACCCAACCAGTGTtcccctaaacacacacacacacacacaccagaaaaATTACCGTTATTGTGCCGTTATTGCGATCATTGACAAGAGCAATATTGACTGACAGAGTCTCCAGTCTGATGATGACATTTGTGCTTTGGTGGCATTTAAAGATGATGACACATGACTATGCATGAACTAGCAGTCTTGTGTTTACTTTGTTTTAAGTACATCTTAAAATCTTCACGTAGATATTCTAAAACATTTCACAATTTTGGATAACTTcaattattttgtatgtatttattgttactGAGCAAGACACTTTGCAGCAAGCCtatgaaaaatgtaaatgtccaCACAATGTATAGCAAAAGAGACGTCTGCAATTGGAAATCTAAATAATTGTTCAGTGATATTTGAATCTGTAATGTAAGTATAACTCTAGCTTAGTGTTTATACTTTGATGTAGTCATGTGTGGGATCTGCATTACTGTTGTTATTGAGCAGTCGGCTGGCACACCTGAAGTACATAAACTGTTGTTTCTGCATCTCAACCTCCAGCTAAGGCTTATTTCATTCTTAAAATGGCTAAATGAAGTTAATACAACCTGCAAGATGTCCAAAGCCATCAGCATAATCCGCCCAGGGTCGTTTGAAGTCCGTTAATCCATCAATCCTCCGCTGCATCACCGTCCATCCGCCCCCCATGTAGTCCATCTCACAGAAAACCTGCAGCACATTTAGTTGTTTAAGTGGTGACCGAGGAACTGTGAAGGACTGAAGTATGAGAGACGTCTACCTCAAAAGAAGAGTCTGTATTCTCCGGGTGGACGATGTAAATACCGCTCGGGATCTTGGGCACAACTGACATAAGATTGTCCTTGATGTCACTGCAGTCCCGTCCTAATTAAAGCAAACACACTCTTCTGTCATCAGGAAGTAGAAATTACATGTGGTGTTAAAATATTTCAGATATATTAATGATTAAATGTTTCTCAGTGTTGGGAATCTTCAATTACTTCTTAGACAAGTGAAAACCGGAAATAGAGCGTGTCATGTTGTCGTGAAAAGTTGACATTTCGTAgaggttaaaggtcacctatacaaaatccactttttcatgtctttgttacataaacatgtaaacattttctcctgatccatttatataaaaacctgtctgaaaatgagctgatcagagacgtgttttgtatatatctgagaactTTAATATATTGTTGGAAAAGagaataataggtgacctttaaagtcaCAATGTTAAGTGTTCTCATCATGAGGATGTTCTCCAAAACTAAGGGCCATGCCATTGCGCATTATAGGATACATGGATTAGATTATTAGAAGTGTCATGGCTTGTGTTCTTGAGTGATGTACCGTGGGATTGCACAGGTTTGATGGAGTACATCTCCGTGTTGCTTCTCTGAACCTCAGAGTTGAGCGTCTGCACTTTGGTCGTCAGCTCTGTGACCTGGAGATGTGACACTGCTATACATGAACCAGCCAATGAGACGCTTAGAAACTATGTGACTAAGAGAGAAAAGGAGGACTCCATTTTACCTGACTGCTGAGGATGTCCAGAGCCCTCTGCTGCTCCTCCATCACGTCTCTGATCAGCTTCCGGGTGCTGCGTCCAAACGCCAACAGAGTCTGCTGTAACtggcctacacacacacaaacacacacacacattctgaaCAACGATGACGATGATAGAGGAAACAATAACACAaagaaatattattattttttcaccacagattgaatgtttctcatctCGTAGCAGCTTGACAGTGATGTCACAGGGGATGGAGCACGTGTCCCGACCTTTGACCCCTCCAGCAACTTTCTGGCCTTTCACAGGAGCATCAGAGAAGTCTTCATCGACTATGTCTGATTCGTTAAAATTGGCACTGTTTCCCGTCTCCTGGAAATCAAGACAGAACAGTGAGAGATACACGGGGGTAAGTCTGTACTTAAATCATGCATCATGTTGTAACTAGCATGTGATGTCTGACACAAAGTCCTGATTAGCTTCTTGATCTAATACTGACCTCTCTGCCATGTGTGCAAATTATTAAATATCATCTGGGATCAACAAAGTTTAGATGTGACATCCTGGTTggctacacacaaacacactgtaaAAGCAATTCCTGCCTTTAAATCctgaaatacaaattaaattgtCTCATATTTTACTTGAGAAGGGCTTTAATGTTCTTCTCTGTGCTTGTACAATTTTCATGTAATGATACTTGAGACTTAAACACAGCTTATTTAGAGGGAAAATGCATCTGGCAAATAgagtaaatattattttgtaacaTTTTGCAGTGTTTTTTACTTTGAATAAAACACGAATGATAAGCTTCTGAATCTTGTTTCAAGAATATTTATAATGTTCTCATTATTCTAATGCGGCAACTACTCTTTCATCTTTCAATATACAGGCACTCAGGAAGGTGTTGGTTTTTAAGGtaaaacagttttttttgttttaagtgTAATATAGTTACAATCGGCTTCAcctaaaaaaacacaacaaacagtCTGCACTCatattcattacattacattacattgcatttagctgacgcttttatccaaagcgacttacaataagtacattcgaccaggaagacacaaccttgaagaaaacagaatcatataatcaggtttcatagagccaagtatttcaagtgctactcaactggctttagataagccagtcctgtattagtatataagtgctctgttagcagttctttgttagtatttctatcgctcgaggtggagtcgaaagagatgagttttcagtctgagccggaaggtgtgtaagctttctgctgtcctgatgtcaatgtcaTATTCATGCACAAGTTGTGAAAATCCAATGTTATATGTACAGTTTTTGATATTAAAAGTCATTATACTTAATATTTGTTAATATTTATTTCCTTTTACTTAAATAATAATTTCAGTGCAGGACGTTTTTCACAattaactgtttttatattgaAATATGATCTGAATACTTAAGTTTAAACCTATTTTCCATAAACACACTATTTTGATGACTAATGTAATGTTTAAAAACCCagaaaaaggttaaataaataataatgattcaTCATAGTTATAACGCCTACCTCTAAACCCTTGGTTCTGCTAGAGTACACCAGGATTTGTTAGGTAAAAGTCATCTGTAAAAGATCCAATAATTCCTGCTGACTGTGCAAAGTTGAACATATGAATGACATGCATCTCATACATACTGTGGAGGAAAGCAGATGAGGCACAAGCAGCAGGAGGACAGTTGTTGTCCACATCATGTCGTCTGACTTTGATTATTCCAACTCCGTCAGCAACAGCCTCTCTCTTTCATATGCTTTATTTTTCCACAGAGTCTGCTATTTCCCCTCTCATGTCCTCCTTTCTACCAAGAGTTCTCAACATCTGCTCCTTCCTCTCAGTTGTCAAACTTCTCCCTGACTGCCTCCCTCTTGCCACCTCCACCAGTCACTCCCACTTTTTCCTCGTAAACTCCCATGACAACATCCCCTGTAAATAACAGGTCAGATTTGTTAACGAGTTGGTGATAAAAGTCTGGATGTATTTCTGACAAGCAGCTCTCAAATGTGCTGATTCAAGATTTGTGGTACAGGGTTATTACCTCCCCCCTCAGTGATGTTATTTTACAGGTTATTACCTCCCCCCTTAGTGATGTTATTTTACAGGTTATATCCTGCCACCCGCATGAGAAACAGATGTGGGGAAAGGGAAATGGGCAGCTTGTTTAATAGTAGGAACACTTTCTCTCTGCTTGTGTCTTTGCATGGGAGCTGAAGGCATGGGGTGCGGTGACGGCAGGATGCCTCTGTGCTCATATTTCCCCCCCCTCTTCTGTCTTTGACCACTGACTCATACATCTGAAAACAGCCTCCTACAGGGTCAGACCAATTACGTTTGTTAACTGGCCAGTTAAGCAGAGAGGAGAGTGAAAAGAGCAAAAGCACATTCCTGTCAGAGTccagctggagtcggccggccTGTCGCTtccctggaaaactttgcagtgGGAGCCAAAGAAAAGATTTGCTGTTGTTCTGAACCTGTGTTAGTTTACAGCCATGGTCAGTGAGAGGAATGTGAAAAGCCTGGTGCGGCAGCCTCAGGGCCCCCCACATCTGTCCCATGTTACATGCTCTTGTAAAGCGCTCTGCATGTGAATGACACATTATATCTGCCAGGCGAGATAATGAGATCATATATACTCGACTTTAGTGCTTAGGTAGGAAAAAGTTGGAAAAATAAATAGTTTGATATTCTTGAAATAACGTTTTTTTGTACTGTTATGTCTAAATCTGCCTCtaatataaagaaaaaaaacttaGCTAAGCATAAAGACTTGAAGCAGGGAACAGCTAGCCTTTCTCAAGCTAACCACATCTGCCTTCCAACATCTCTAAACGTCAATCAGTAAAACAAGTAGGTTTAAGAAAGACACATTCTAAGGTAATGTGAAGTACTAACTGTTTCTGGTATTATATGCTAAAATAACCAGCCAGGGGCTTCCTATTCACATATCAGAGAGATATGAAGTGTCAATAAAAGCAGATAAGTATCCCAAACAGTGTAATGAATCCACCTTCCAACCAGCAGCTGTATAGCTCACTAATCAACACCTTCATTATGGTCTGTCCCTGCACGTTAATCCCCGTTAAACACCTTGTAATTGTTATACTATGGGATTTTGTACGTTTAAGGGAGCATGCAGTAAGACAGAAGGCTGGCTTTTGATCTCAATGTGGATTGCGttttttacaaaaataaatgaaataaaagtgACTTTAATTTAAGTCAGTGTATATtcgtataatatataataatacattcGCATCAATAATAACTTTcgctaagagagagagagatggagctgCTGCACTGGCCAGCCGTCCAGAAGTTTATTTTCCATGAACAATGTTTACCAAAatcaagcaaatgtatatttttcTAATCCTAGATGTGTATTTTAACCAGCGACAGACCAATAATGTGTTATGTGAATTTGGCACCATCGCACTGTTCGACTGTGGAGCACTAGATTGCacaagaacagattacaaaatgTATGCAAACACATAAGTGTCGTAGTATAACCAACAGGAGACCATCAATGTATTAAGTGTTATTGGTAGCACTTAACTGTATAACAGTGGAACATTGAATAATTCCAAAATGATGAAAATGCATTAATACCTTCAAGAGCCAGTAGGGGAACTGTTAGAATATGTGTGAATTGATTTTGGCAGAACTTTACCTTTATGATATTGAAGTTGTATAGTATTTTAGCATTGTGATCTTTTGGTGTTGACCTTTGTAGGCGGTCCCTGCGCACTCTTCTCTCCATCAATATTTGTCCAACGTTACCCAATAAGTAAAGCCCTCATCACGCCCTCCATAGTCTTAGTAATATAGGCTCTGAGGTGGCATTAAAGCCTGTCTCACGATATGTCAAAGAATGTATCTACCATCAACTTTCTTTTACCAGACGCggacttttgttttgaaaatacTTCTGAGAGTTTGCAGTAAAGTAATGACAAACAATATGCCTCACAGGTGTGAAGGTATTACAGTGCCATCTGCTGCGCTCTGGTTTGTATTACATTACAACTGTGTTCATATTGAACTGTTGCTATTGTCAATGATAATCCACCACACAGAAACAATTGATCATATCGGTCCTAATAATAAGTATTGCTAATGATGACTGGACCTCATGTATAAAAGCATGTCTTGTTACATGCTCAAAAGGACAGTCCTTATACATTTATTTAGCTATATGATATAATACCTAAAAATGATGCTATTCCAATTATTTTGAATATACTTAATAAAATAATTGGTGCTAACTTGCCCATATTTGTGAAACATTTTTGTGATTAATGGGTTTGGAAGAATTCATtttacaaacatattttgatacCATTTGACATGGGGactgtgctatatatatatatatatatatatatatatatatatatatatttatataacatAAATatttgtgcaatatatatacttCCACTTTTAATACTTTCACCTGGCTGTTATATCTCAAAACTGTTACTGGTACTGGATGTGTATTTAGTAAATTGTACTTTTCTACTTTAATTTTGTATACTTTATTATATTAAGCTATCTTTGTCTCTTTGCTTGCTTTActatgtaaatgtcccctctgtgggacgaaaaaaggtattctgattcattGTTATGAACaaaagttttttttaaagtttttttatCGAAAACTATTAATTTTCAATTGCTTCAATATCATTCATGTGAAATCTTGACTAGTTATCCTCTGTTatattataacatataatacaaatatatcctCATACATTTTCATTGTAATTCGATCGTTAATAAAACACTGTTTTTGACAAATAACTCATTAAAAACAGTCTGCGGCGTCCTGTGTGATGGTATATTTACTCTGGTGGATTATAATTATGCAATTATTGAATTAGTTGTTGGATAGCAGTGGTGTAAAATACATGTAAGTATTGTTCTTAAGTACAATTCCGAgtgacttgtactttacttgagtatttccattttatgctccTTTGTATTTTgttctccactacaattcagagggatATTGTGTActgttactccactacatttattaaatacctttagttactttgcagattttgatttgatttgtactCAACACTAAAATAaggctttagttacacctggagtaaattcacaaactATACcgtgtcattcaaactagctgcacctttaacagctttgataaacacattaatcaatcaataattataatcaaaacatataatgtatattattctgaaatggaccaatctgcataatgggtacttttacttttggcactttaagtatattttgatgccaatacgtttctacttttacttgagtaacatttttgaatgaagtagcctacttgtaacagagtattcctacactctggtacttctacctttacttaagtacaatatctgagtacttctcccacctctattAGACAGGAACCCCAGTCCAGTCAGACCCTTTTGATCAGTCCACAGTGTGCGTGCATGTCTTCCACTGTGCGCGTGTCTCTAGCAATGCGCGTATCTTCCAGCAGTGCGCGTGTCTCCCAGCAGTGCGCGTGTCTTCCAGCAGAGGGCAGGCCGCTGCGGCTCTGGCTGGCTCGGCCTCATCAGGGGCGGATGTTTTCTCAGCACAACTTCCCAACCACCCCTCCCCAACCCCCCAAAACCAGACCAGACCCAGGCCCCAAAAAGTCTAATTTCCCCTCTCAAGTGTTTCATCTTTGGTTGTCTGTCACCTCTTGGCCCTCCGCCTCTTTCCTCACAGGGGGTAAACCGCATTAACTTAAGAGGCTGCACGGAGGGGAATTAAAACCTTGCCAAAGACTTTGAGTTGACTCTAATATCACTGATTTCCTTGCATTTACAACGAGTAAAGACACTTCCTTGTGTTGCAGTTGGAGCTGTGGATAAATCATACAACCTTGTTTTCTACGCCTTGTGTTGATGGTTTATGTCAGAGTAAAATATTTCCCCTGCAACTGCGGCAGCTTTAAACCCTACAACCCCGCCCCTCAGCACTATCACATGAATCTGGACTCAACAGTGGatgtgaaaaaagtttggaggTCTCGCTGAAATTACTTTCTCAAACTAGTTTCATATTTATGTGTGGTTTTTTTCACTTTGGAGAGACTTTTAGATCAAAGTTTGCATCGGAAATTAATATCCGTGTGAGTGTTTTCCCGGCTCTGATTTCTCCAATTTTATTTTTCCTTGCAGGAatacggagagagagagagagagagagagagagagagagagagagagagagagagagaaaagagagagaaagagagagagagaggggggaaacGGTCTGGCTGCTTGAAGGTATGTGGGAGGCATGTAACGTGTTGTGCGCTGCTGAGATTTACTTTGGTCAGCGATCACTGCTTTTAATGTATCTCCTTCGACTTTTTTTCCCGAATATTTGGCGTATTTTCACAGCTGATTGACTTCCGAACAGTGAGAGTTTGAAACAAACAGACAAGGACACAAAAGTTCAAatggggtgggggtgggggggtttaAAAGTGTAAACAAATCCGATCAAAACTCCTGCACTCAGGCGCATGTAGTATTATCCGGGCCTTgcgtttattataa belongs to Pseudochaenichthys georgianus chromosome 14, fPseGeo1.2, whole genome shotgun sequence and includes:
- the angptl5 gene encoding angiopoietin-related protein 5, whose translation is MMWTTTVLLLLVPHLLSSTETGNSANFNESDIVDEDFSDAPVKGQKVAGGVKGRDTCSIPCDITVKLLRDEKHSICGQLQQTLLAFGRSTRKLIRDVMEEQQRALDILSSQVTELTTKVQTLNSEVQRSNTEMYSIKPVQSHGRDCSDIKDNLMSVVPKIPSGIYIVHPENTDSSFEVFCEMDYMGGGWTVMQRRIDGLTDFKRPWADYADGFGHLAGEHWLGLKKVFHIVNQKETRFQLQVALVSQDDVTSYASYDDFHLDSETQFFSIHLGRYSGSAGDAFRGYDQDLNQDTAPFSASDVDNDGCNPSCSFDNRTVESCSAQHNNTGWWFNQCGLANLNGSPEDTEQSQRTHILWDTWRQSGVPHTIKSVTMKIRRIATNN